Proteins from one Loktanella sp. M215 genomic window:
- a CDS encoding DUF6538 domain-containing protein: MGLRMPRPTKTSNGIWQDRVRLPADVGESVGRDVIKESLNTRDEAEAITRFIIRHAQSLSPQRW; encoded by the coding sequence ATGGGATTACGAATGCCCAGACCAACGAAGACTTCGAACGGTATCTGGCAGGATCGAGTCAGGCTGCCTGCTGACGTTGGCGAAAGTGTTGGCCGCGATGTCATCAAAGAAAGCCTGAACACGAGAGACGAAGCCGAAGCCATCACCCGCTTCATCATCCGCCACGCTCAGTCGTTGTCCCCCCAACGTTGGTAA
- a CDS encoding VOC family protein, producing the protein MQQQIAVVTLGISDLERSKAFYQKGFGWTPVFENAEIAFYQMNGFVFGTWLKSSLEDDTKQQGLSASAAVTLAHNVPEDSDVQTVIDKLVAAGAAVLREADEPPQGGRRGYIADPDGHIWEIAFNPLWPINEDGHVAFKM; encoded by the coding sequence ATGCAGCAACAGATCGCAGTGGTAACACTTGGGATATCCGACCTCGAAAGATCGAAGGCGTTTTATCAAAAGGGGTTCGGCTGGACCCCGGTTTTCGAGAACGCTGAAATCGCCTTCTACCAGATGAATGGATTTGTCTTTGGCACATGGTTGAAATCGTCTCTTGAAGACGACACGAAGCAGCAAGGTCTGTCGGCGTCGGCTGCTGTGACGCTTGCACACAATGTGCCCGAAGACAGCGATGTTCAAACTGTGATCGACAAGCTTGTTGCCGCCGGAGCGGCAGTGCTTCGTGAAGCTGACGAGCCTCCCCAAGGCGGACGTCGCGGATATATCGCGGACCCGGACGGTCATATCTGGGAAATCGCGTTTAACCCACTGTGGCCAATCAACGAAGACGGACATGTGGCCTTCAAAATGTAA